The following coding sequences lie in one Anaerobranca gottschalkii DSM 13577 genomic window:
- a CDS encoding sugar phosphate nucleotidyltransferase codes for MAGGKGTRLRPLTCGLPKPMVPILNKPVMEYAINLLSKHSITDIAVTLAYLPEKIIDYFGTGEQLNVKLNYFVEEVPLGTAGSVKNCGDFLDQTFIVISGDALTDLDLTQAIEFHKKKKSKATLVLRKEPVPLEYGVVIIDSDGKILRFLEKPSWGEVFSNTINTGIYILEPEVLDYYQKGDTFDFSKDLFPKLLEEKIPMYGYVMDSYWNDIGALTSYKETQFYMLSENLQLPVYAKEIEPGIWVDEGTLISKKAKLIPPLYIGKNCVINDGVELGPNTVLGDNCKIGASSTLKNSTLWTGVKLGNFCEIRGAVLCSDVQLSSRVKVYENSVIGQGSILKEDSTVKPEVKIWPEKRVEEGTVLTQNLIWGTQSKKNIFGNRSVKGDINIDMTPEFAAKLGCSFGSVFKKEGAIVVGGDDSKGSSLIKNAFIAGVQSTGQRVIDVRDSILPMTRFAIRHFNALGGIHVKGDALKPNTISIEFLNEKGANISKSVERELENLLCTEGVKRCDVGEIKEVIQVDNLDYFYIEEGKKYVSNLKGIKEVAPSVNLLSSSLKALEIGTDFLKGLGCKVIGKVVDNISHGHVMDKIRAKAWKGQHILTAVIKENGESLVLIDNRGRMVAEEAYQILVYQILLNRGEKLKLIAPHTFPEVVDRLGKTYNCPVIRTKNSPSAVMNEMLKDDQGLGNYLQFILNYDAVWGLGIILDFLVQKGIELKDLMDGLPKFYYQKREVPCNWEDKGRVIKELMMENQITNKELFEGVRIEDKRGWGVILPDNERPVFKIYAEGVTEEYARELCEFFTDKVKGILETKK; via the coding sequence ATGGCAGGAGGAAAGGGAACAAGACTTAGGCCATTGACTTGTGGATTACCTAAGCCAATGGTACCTATTTTAAATAAACCGGTGATGGAATATGCTATCAATTTATTAAGTAAACACTCAATTACAGATATTGCAGTAACCTTGGCGTATTTACCAGAGAAGATTATCGACTATTTTGGAACTGGGGAACAATTAAATGTAAAATTAAATTATTTTGTGGAAGAAGTACCATTAGGTACAGCTGGGAGTGTTAAAAATTGTGGAGATTTTTTAGATCAAACCTTTATTGTCATTAGTGGTGATGCTTTAACAGACCTTGATTTAACTCAGGCCATTGAGTTTCATAAAAAGAAAAAATCTAAAGCAACTTTAGTTCTCCGAAAAGAACCAGTTCCCTTAGAATACGGAGTAGTAATAATAGACTCTGATGGGAAAATCCTTAGATTTTTGGAAAAACCCAGTTGGGGAGAAGTTTTTAGTAATACCATTAATACAGGAATATATATCTTGGAACCTGAAGTCCTAGACTATTATCAAAAAGGGGATACCTTTGATTTTAGTAAAGATCTATTTCCTAAATTATTAGAAGAAAAAATTCCCATGTACGGTTATGTAATGGATAGCTACTGGAATGATATAGGAGCTTTAACTTCCTATAAAGAAACCCAGTTTTATATGCTCAGTGAAAATCTCCAATTACCAGTCTATGCAAAAGAAATAGAACCGGGTATTTGGGTTGATGAAGGTACTTTAATTTCCAAAAAAGCTAAGTTAATTCCCCCGTTATATATAGGTAAAAACTGTGTTATAAATGATGGAGTAGAATTAGGACCTAATACTGTCTTAGGTGATAATTGTAAGATTGGGGCTAGTTCTACATTAAAAAACTCTACCCTTTGGACCGGTGTAAAATTAGGCAATTTTTGTGAAATTAGAGGGGCTGTCCTTTGTTCAGATGTTCAATTATCCTCTAGGGTTAAGGTCTATGAAAACTCCGTGATCGGTCAAGGAAGTATTTTGAAAGAAGATAGTACTGTAAAACCAGAAGTAAAGATTTGGCCGGAAAAAAGGGTGGAAGAAGGAACTGTATTAACTCAAAATCTAATTTGGGGTACTCAAAGTAAGAAAAATATTTTTGGGAATCGAAGTGTAAAAGGTGATATCAACATCGATATGACTCCGGAATTTGCAGCAAAGTTAGGTTGTTCCTTTGGTTCAGTTTTTAAAAAGGAAGGGGCAATAGTAGTAGGTGGTGATGATAGTAAAGGCTCTTCATTGATAAAAAATGCCTTTATAGCAGGAGTCCAATCAACAGGACAAAGGGTAATTGATGTAAGGGATTCTATTTTGCCCATGACTAGATTTGCCATTAGACATTTTAATGCATTAGGTGGAATCCATGTTAAAGGTGATGCCTTAAAACCAAATACTATCAGTATAGAATTTCTAAATGAAAAAGGAGCTAATATTTCAAAAAGTGTAGAAAGGGAACTAGAAAATCTCCTTTGTACTGAAGGGGTAAAACGTTGTGATGTAGGGGAGATTAAAGAGGTAATCCAAGTAGATAACCTAGATTATTTTTACATAGAAGAAGGGAAAAAATATGTTTCTAATCTGAAAGGAATTAAAGAAGTTGCTCCTTCTGTTAATTTACTTTCCAGCTCATTAAAAGCCTTAGAAATAGGGACTGATTTTTTGAAAGGGCTAGGTTGTAAGGTTATCGGGAAAGTTGTAGATAACATTTCCCATGGCCATGTAATGGATAAAATCAGGGCAAAGGCCTGGAAGGGTCAGCATATTTTAACTGCTGTTATTAAGGAAAACGGTGAATCTTTAGTGTTAATAGATAACAGGGGAAGAATGGTAGCGGAAGAAGCTTATCAAATCTTGGTATATCAAATTTTGTTAAATAGAGGTGAAAAACTAAAACTAATTGCACCCCATACCTTCCCCGAAGTGGTGGATCGTTTGGGGAAAACATATAATTGCCCTGTAATTAGAACTAAAAATAGCCCCTCAGCGGTAATGAATGAAATGTTAAAGGATGATCAAGGTTTAGGAAATTACCTACAATTTATTCTTAATTATGATGCTGTATGGGGATTAGGGATAATCTTGGATTTTTTAGTGCAAAAAGGGATAGAATTAAAGGATTTAATGGATGGATTACCCAAGTTTTATTACCAAAAAAGGGAAGTACCATGTAACTGGGAGGATAAAGGAAGGGTAATAAAAGAATTGATGATGGAAAATCAAATTACTAATAAAGAACTTTTTGAAGGGGTTAGAATTGAAGATAAACGAGGTTGGGGAGTAATTCTTCCTGACAATGAAAGACCTGTTTTCAAGATATATGCTGAAGGTGTAACAGAGGAGTATGCTAGGGAGCTTTGTGAGTTTTTTACAGATAAAGTAAAGGGAATATTAGAGACGAAAAAATGA
- a CDS encoding MORN repeat-containing protein, which yields MKGCTYKKILLVLFIFLVFVQAGCGIKKVYYEDGTLKYEGEMKGGQFHGKGKLYTEEGKLYYEGEFSEGDFHGYGIIYNEENQVVYEGQFYKGRQHGQGKSFRNGTLWYQGDFVNGVPQGEGKWYYEDGSLWYEGGWKNNLPHGFGTWYTKDGVVKYQGEYVNGKYHGQGKLYYDNGTLRYEGEFVEGIFHGEGKQYREDGSLLYEGEFYNGKRHGQGKWYRDGKLIYQGEWQNDHPVY from the coding sequence ATGAAAGGGTGTACATATAAAAAAATTCTTTTAGTATTATTTATTTTTTTAGTTTTTGTACAAGCTGGTTGTGGTATCAAAAAAGTATACTATGAAGATGGGACGCTAAAATACGAAGGGGAAATGAAAGGGGGGCAGTTCCACGGTAAAGGAAAGCTTTATACTGAAGAGGGTAAATTATATTATGAAGGAGAATTTTCTGAAGGAGATTTTCATGGATATGGCATTATATATAATGAAGAAAATCAGGTGGTTTATGAAGGTCAATTTTATAAAGGCAGGCAACATGGACAAGGGAAAAGTTTTAGAAATGGTACATTGTGGTACCAAGGAGATTTTGTCAATGGGGTTCCTCAGGGAGAAGGAAAATGGTATTATGAAGACGGTTCCCTTTGGTATGAAGGGGGATGGAAAAACAATTTACCCCATGGATTTGGTACATGGTATACAAAGGATGGGGTGGTGAAATATCAAGGTGAATATGTAAACGGTAAATACCACGGACAAGGTAAGCTGTATTATGATAATGGTACCTTGCGGTATGAAGGGGAATTTGTTGAAGGGATTTTTCATGGAGAAGGAAAACAATATAGGGAAGATGGCAGTTTATTATATGAAGGAGAATTTTATAACGGCAAACGCCATGGGCAAGGTAAATGGTATAGGGATGGTAAACTGATATATCAAGGGGAGTGGCAAAATGACCACCCCGTTTACTAA